Sequence from the Gemmatimonadaceae bacterium genome:
GCGGCGGCTGGTGAATGCGCCCCACGATCGGCTCGAAGTCGTGGATGTTGAACGCCCACGGATAGAAGTAGCCATCCCAGCCAACGACATCGAACGGATGATGATCGAGGACCAGCTCGTGCAGGCCGTTGTACTGCTTCACGAGAATCGGGAACTCGCCGCGTTCATCCACCGGCGTGAGCGTCTGCGGCCGACGGATATCGCGCTCCGAGTACGGCGCGCCCTCCAGGAGCTGCCCGAACTCGTTGCGATAGCGCTTCGGCGAGCGGATGTGCCCCGCGCTCTCCATCACGAGAAACTTGCTCGCGCCCTTCGAGGCATCGAGGCGCCAGCGATGCGTGATGTTGCGGTGGATGACCACGTAGTCGCCGGGCTGATACGGCAGATTGCCGTAGACCGACTCGAGCACGCCGTGCCCCTCCACCACGTACACCACTTCGTCCGCCTGCGAGTTGCGGTAGAAGTGCGTGTCCTGACGGTCCGGCTCGACCCACAGCATCGCGATATCGCTGTTGAACAACAGCGGGATGCGATCGAGGGTGGGTGAGCCCCCCTTCACCGCGCGCGACGTCAGAAAGTGGCGATGCCGCAGCGACGTGTCGGTATCCTCTTCCCACACGATGTCACGCACCTTGCTCGCCCGCAGCACGGTGGTCGGCGGATGGATGTGGTACAGGAGCGAGGAGGTCCCCACGAACCCTTCGTGCCCCATCAGCTCCTCGGCGTACAGCCCGCCGTCGGGGCGTCGGAAGACGATGTGCCGCTTGCGCGGCACCTCGCCCATCAGGTGATACATCGGCATCTCAGAGATTCCCTCGCAGCGCCTGCTCGCGCTCGATGCTCTCGAAGAGCGCCTTGAAGTTCCCCTTGCCGAAGCTCTTCGCGCCCTTGCGCTGAATGATCTCGTAGAAGAGCGTCGGGCGATCCTCCACCGGCTTGGTGAAGATCTGGAGGAGATAGCCGTCCGGGTCGCGATCCACGAGAATGCCGAGCTTGGCGAGTTCGGCCACCGGTTCGTCGATCGTGCCGACGCGGGCCTGCAGCTCATCGTAGTACGACGTAGGCACCGAGAGGAACTCGACGCCGCGGTCCTTGAGCGCCTGCACCGTGGTGAGGATGTCATCGGTCGCCAGCGCGAGATGCTGCGCGCCCGGGCCCCGATAGAAATCCAGGTACTCCTCGATCTGCGACTTCTTCTTGCCGCTGGCCGGCTCGTTGATCGGGAACTTGATCTTGTCGTTCCCGTTGGCCATCACCTTCGACATGAGCGACGAATACTCGGTGCTGATGTCGCTGTCGTCGAAGGTGATGAGATTGCGGAAGCCCATGACATCGGCGTAGTAGCCGACCCAGCGGTTCATCTGCCCGAGCTCCACGTTGCCCACGCAGTGAT
This genomic interval carries:
- a CDS encoding homogentisate 1,2-dioxygenase, which gives rise to MPMYHLMGEVPRKRHIVFRRPDGGLYAEELMGHEGFVGTSSLLYHIHPPTTVLRASKVRDIVWEEDTDTSLRHRHFLTSRAVKGGSPTLDRIPLLFNSDIAMLWVEPDRQDTHFYRNSQADEVVYVVEGHGVLESVYGNLPYQPGDYVVIHRNITHRWRLDASKGASKFLVMESAGHIRSPKRYRNEFGQLLEGAPYSERDIRRPQTLTPVDERGEFPILVKQYNGLHELVLDHHPFDVVGWDGYFYPWAFNIHDFEPIVGRIHQPPPVHQTFQGDGFVICSFCPRPYDFDPRAIPAPYNHSNVDSDEVLFYASSEFMSRKGIEYGSITHHPDGLPHGPHPGRAEASIGATHTNELAVMMDSFRPLKVAKAALAIEDPKYHQSWIETQHGAFSPPAP
- the hppD gene encoding 4-hydroxyphenylpyruvate dioxygenase, which encodes MATLTAPETGIEQDAFPINGTDYVEFFVGNAKQASHYYRSAWGYRLVAYRGPETGTRDRASYLMQQGKIRLVLTTAISPDSAIAAHVHQHGDGVKDYALWVDDARLAYETALSRGAIGIHPPEVHQDADGEVIIAAIGTYGDTIHSLVERRNYRGTFLPGFVPVTPHYQPADVGLKYIDHCVGNVELGQMNRWVGYYADVMGFRNLITFDDSDISTEYSSLMSKVMANGNDKIKFPINEPASGKKKSQIEEYLDFYRGPGAQHLALATDDILTTVQALKDRGVEFLSVPTSYYDELQARVGTIDEPVAELAKLGILVDRDPDGYLLQIFTKPVEDRPTLFYEIIQRKGAKSFGKGNFKALFESIEREQALRGNL